Proteins encoded by one window of Rhizobium sp. NLR16a:
- a CDS encoding NAD(P)/FAD-dependent oxidoreductase codes for MPRDDFKDADEDVVIIGAGAAGIAAARRLLAIRPGLSVLLLEAGDRLGGRAWTVGLPGTGDLGFDLGCGWLHGARTNAWTAIAGEVGLTVDRSPAPWNGGRRLQRDDAESQAAQQAIGAYFERLESHEGNDRDMAAKLQPGSRWNGQIRAIGTYITGAELERSSIVDYNRYDPGAGPDWRVREGYGTLISLYGAPVRTRLGVEARRVDHRHAGRISIDTNKGMITAGTVLVTVSTNMLAAGRIAFDPPLPDKIEAAARLPLGLADKIFLSLADPDALPADTHMLGSTSRGATGTYQLRPFGAAVVEAYFAGDLAHDLERAGKEAAFAFAADEMAGQFGADIRKQLSLAAISAWAATPHIGGSYSYAEPGASDLRAILAAPHDERIFFAGEACSHARYSTAHGAYETGVAAAELLAASFSKNP; via the coding sequence ATGCCTCGTGACGACTTCAAGGACGCGGACGAAGACGTCGTCATCATCGGCGCCGGTGCTGCCGGTATTGCCGCTGCCCGCCGCCTGCTGGCAATCCGTCCCGGTCTTTCCGTCCTCCTGCTCGAAGCCGGCGACCGTCTCGGTGGCCGGGCCTGGACGGTCGGGCTGCCCGGAACCGGCGATCTCGGTTTCGATCTCGGTTGCGGCTGGCTGCATGGGGCGCGGACCAATGCCTGGACGGCGATTGCCGGTGAGGTCGGATTGACGGTCGACCGCTCGCCGGCGCCCTGGAACGGGGGGCGGCGGCTTCAGCGGGACGATGCGGAGAGCCAAGCCGCGCAGCAGGCGATTGGCGCTTACTTCGAACGCCTAGAAAGCCACGAAGGCAACGATCGCGACATGGCAGCAAAGCTACAGCCCGGTAGTCGCTGGAACGGCCAGATCCGGGCAATCGGCACCTATATCACCGGCGCCGAACTGGAGCGTTCGTCGATCGTCGACTACAACAGATATGATCCCGGCGCCGGTCCCGACTGGCGGGTGCGGGAAGGCTATGGAACATTGATCTCGCTCTATGGCGCGCCGGTCCGGACAAGGCTTGGAGTCGAAGCAAGGCGCGTGGATCACCGCCATGCCGGCCGTATCAGTATCGACACGAACAAGGGGATGATCACCGCCGGGACGGTGCTCGTCACCGTTTCGACGAATATGCTTGCCGCCGGCAGGATCGCGTTCGATCCTCCCCTGCCCGACAAGATTGAAGCGGCAGCTCGTTTGCCGCTGGGGCTCGCCGACAAGATTTTCCTCAGCCTCGCCGATCCGGACGCGTTGCCGGCAGATACGCATATGCTCGGATCGACCAGTCGCGGTGCGACCGGCACCTATCAGCTGCGGCCGTTCGGCGCTGCCGTCGTCGAGGCCTATTTTGCCGGCGATCTCGCGCATGATCTGGAGCGGGCAGGGAAAGAAGCCGCCTTTGCCTTCGCCGCCGATGAGATGGCGGGGCAATTCGGCGCGGACATCCGCAAGCAGCTGTCGCTGGCGGCGATCTCGGCCTGGGCCGCTACACCCCATATCGGCGGCTCCTATTCCTATGCCGAGCCCGGCGCCTCCGATTTGCGCGCGATCCTCGCCGCACCGCATGACGAACGGATCTTCTTTGCCGGCGAAGCCTGTTCGCATGCGCGTTATTCGACGGCGCACGGCGCCTACGAGACCGGCGTCGCCGCAGCCGAGCTGCTCGCCGCCTCGTTTTCGAAAAATCCGTAA
- a CDS encoding aldo/keto reductase, with protein sequence MDYRKLGPSGTVVTAYCLGTMTFGAEADEAASHKLLDDYFAWGGNFIDTADVYSAGKSEEIIGRWLKARPTEARQAIVATKGRFPMGNGPNDIGLSRRHLGQALDDSLRRLGLEQIDLYQMHAWDALTPIEETLRFLDDAVSSGKIGYYGFSNYVGWHIAKASEIAKARGYTRPVTLQPQYSLLARDIELEIVAACQDAGMGLLPWSPLGGGWLTGKYKRDQMPTGATRLGENPNRGSESYAPRNAQERTWAIIGAVEEIAKARGVSMAQVALAWTAAQPAVTSVILGARTPEQLADNLGAMKVELSKEEMTKLNEVSAPQPMDYPYGKGGINQRHRKIEGGR encoded by the coding sequence ATGGATTATCGCAAGCTCGGTCCCAGCGGGACCGTCGTTACCGCCTATTGCCTGGGCACCATGACCTTCGGGGCGGAGGCCGACGAAGCGGCCTCGCACAAGCTGCTCGACGATTATTTCGCCTGGGGCGGCAATTTCATCGATACCGCCGACGTCTACAGCGCCGGCAAGTCGGAAGAGATCATCGGTCGCTGGCTGAAGGCGCGCCCGACCGAGGCCCGCCAGGCGATCGTCGCGACCAAGGGCAGGTTTCCGATGGGCAACGGGCCCAACGATATTGGCCTGTCGCGCCGCCATCTCGGTCAGGCACTCGACGATTCGCTGCGCCGGCTCGGCCTCGAGCAGATTGACCTCTACCAGATGCATGCCTGGGACGCGCTGACGCCGATCGAAGAGACGCTGCGTTTCCTCGACGACGCGGTTTCATCAGGCAAGATCGGCTATTACGGCTTTTCCAACTATGTCGGCTGGCACATCGCCAAGGCTTCGGAGATCGCCAAGGCGCGTGGTTATACGCGTCCGGTGACGCTGCAGCCGCAATACAGCCTGCTGGCGCGCGACATCGAGCTCGAAATCGTCGCCGCCTGCCAGGATGCCGGCATGGGCCTGTTGCCGTGGTCGCCGCTCGGCGGCGGCTGGCTGACCGGCAAGTACAAGCGCGACCAGATGCCGACCGGCGCCACCCGCCTCGGCGAGAACCCCAATCGCGGCAGCGAATCCTATGCGCCGCGCAACGCGCAGGAACGCACCTGGGCGATCATCGGTGCGGTCGAAGAGATCGCCAAGGCCCGCGGCGTCAGCATGGCGCAGGTGGCGCTCGCCTGGACGGCGGCGCAGCCGGCTGTAACCTCGGTCATCCTCGGCGCCCGCACGCCCGAGCAGCTCGCCGACAATCTCGGCGCCATGAAGGTCGAGCTATCCAAGGAGGAAATGACGAAGCTCAACGAGGTCAGCGCTCCTCAACCGATGGACTATCCCTACGGCAAGGGCGGCATCAACCAGCGCCACCGCAAGATCGAAGGCGGCCGCTGA